In one Gossypium hirsutum isolate 1008001.06 chromosome D09, Gossypium_hirsutum_v2.1, whole genome shotgun sequence genomic region, the following are encoded:
- the LOC107891763 gene encoding uncharacterized protein isoform X3, with product MFLPNPKPVPSSLFFSIRVHLRQQSTSTCTCTFACSNTLIPVDDGFNEYESALKRQKFTTSKVWDEMTKLECENKNELKAQCNHSSESAFSIGKKVITPLRSSLKPKTVQAVICLDDWMRVKRFSAEISCKKDYEDDVSSVAF from the exons ATGTTTCTCCCTAACCCTAAGCCCGTGCCCTCCTCCCTTTTTTTCTCAATTCGAGTTCACCTTCGGCAACAATCCACCTCCACCTGCACCTGCACCTTCGCTTG TTCGAACACTCTTATACCTGTGGACGATGGGTTTAATGAGTATGAAAGTGCTCTCAAACGTCAAAAGTTTACCACTTCAAAGGTGTGGGATGAAATGACAAAGCTTGAATGCGAGAACAAAAATGAATTGAAGGCACAATGTAATCACT CTTCCGAATCGGCTTTTAGCATAGGTAAGAAAGTTATCACACCTTTGAGGAGTTCACTCAAGCCAAAAACGGTTCAAGCCGTTATTTGCTTGGATGATTGGATGCGAGTTAAGAGATTTTCAGCAG aaattaGTTGCAAAAAAGACTATGAGGATGATGTTTCTTCGGTTGCTTTTTAG
- the LOC107891765 gene encoding shaggy-related protein kinase eta encodes MADDKEMSALVVDVNDPVTGHIISTTIGGKNGEPKQTISYMAERVVGTGSFGIVFQAKCLETGETVAIKKVLQDRRYKNRELQLMRVLDHPNVISLKHCFFSTTTKNELFLNLVMEYVPESMYRVLKHYSSANQRMPLIYVKLYTYQIFRGLAYLHSVVGVCHRDLKPQNVLVDPLTHQVKICDFGSAKVLVKGEANISYICSRFYRAPELIFGATEYTTSIDIWSAGCVLAELLLGQPLFPGENAVGQLVEIIKVLGTPTREEIRCMNPNYMDFRFPQMKAHPWHKVFHKRMPPEAIDLTSRLLQYSPSLRCTAHEACAHPFFDELREPNARLPNGRPLPPLFNFKQELSEASPELIKKLIPDHVKRQIGLQHFMHPART; translated from the exons ATGGCTGACGATAAG GAAATGTCGGCCCTTGTTGTTGATGTCAATGATCCGGTTACCGGTCACATCATTTCCACAACGATTGGAGGCAAAAATGGAGAGCCTAAACAG ACCATCAGTTATATGGCTGAGCGTGTAGTTGGCACTGGATCTTTTGGGATTGTTTTCCAG GCAAAATGCTTGGAAACGGGTGAGACCGTGGCTATAAAGAAAGTTTTACAGGACAGGAGATACAAAAATCGTGAACTGCAGTTGATGCGTGTGCTGGATCATCCGAATGTGATTTCCTTGAAGCATTGTTTCTTTTCCACGACAACGAAAAATGAGCTTTTTCTTAACTTGGTTATGGAATATGTACCAGAgagcatgtatagggttttaaaaCACTACAGCAGTGCAAATCAAAGAATGCCGCTTATATATGTCAAGCTTTACACATACCAG ATATTCAGGGGGCTTGCATACCTCCACAGTGTTGTTGGAGTTTGCCATAGGGATTTGAAGCCACAAAATGTTTTG GTTGATCCTCTCACTCACCAGGTTAAGATTTGTGATTTTGGAAGTGCAAAAGTGCTT GTCAAAGGTGAAGCCAACATTTCCTACATATGTTCACGTTTCTATCGGGCTCCAGAACTTATCTTTGGTGCAACAGAATACACAACCTCAATTGATATCTGGTCAGCTGGTTGTGTTCTAGCTGAACTTTTGCTGGGCCAG CCATTGTTTCCAGGAGAGAACGCAGTGGGCCAGCTTGTAGAGATTATTAAG GTTTTAGGTACCCCCACTAGGGAAGAAATTCGCTGCATGAATCCCAATTACATGGATTTTAGGTTTCCACAGATGAAAGCGCATCCGTGGCACAAG GTTTTTCACAAAAGGATGCCTCCCGAAGCAATTGATCTTACTTCACGACTCCTGCAATACTCACCTAGTCTTCGCTGTACAGCT CATGAAGCATGTGCTCATCCTTTCTTTGATGAGCTTCGAGAACCTAATGCTCGCCTACCAAATGGTCGACCTTTACCACCACTTTTCAACTTCAAACAGGAA TTATCTGAGGCTTCACCGGAGCTGATTAAGAAGTTGATTCCGGATCATGTGAAACGACAGATAGGGCTCCAACATTTCATGCATCCAGCCAGaacataa
- the LOC107891763 gene encoding uncharacterized protein isoform X2: MFLPNPKPVPSSLFFSIRVHLRQQSTSTCTCTFACSNTLIPVDDGFNEYESALKRQKFTTSKVWDEMTKLECENKNELKAQCNHYFVETILSNLRLLFDEYVKKYKSTSSSLAGSSNVSDKNLVDSSLDEHNVNSADFGGYFDKSDDYKRYLNESSTKSEKS; encoded by the exons ATGTTTCTCCCTAACCCTAAGCCCGTGCCCTCCTCCCTTTTTTTCTCAATTCGAGTTCACCTTCGGCAACAATCCACCTCCACCTGCACCTGCACCTTCGCTTG TTCGAACACTCTTATACCTGTGGACGATGGGTTTAATGAGTATGAAAGTGCTCTCAAACGTCAAAAGTTTACCACTTCAAAGGTGTGGGATGAAATGACAAAGCTTGAATGCGAGAACAAAAATGAATTGAAGGCACAATGTAATCACT ATTTTGTTGAGACCATTCTTAGCAATCTTAGACTCTTGTTTGATGAGTATGTTAAGAAATACAAATCCACGTCTTCCTCTTTGGCTGGGAGTTCTAATGTTTCGGATAAAAATCTTGTTGATTCTAGTTTGGATGAACACAATGTTAATAGTGCTGATTTTGGGGGATATTTTGATAAGAGTGATGATTATAAACGTTATTTAAATGAATCTAGCACTAAGAGTGAAAAGTCATAG
- the LOC107891763 gene encoding zinc finger BED domain-containing protein DAYSLEEPER isoform X1 produces the protein MFLPNPKPVPSSLFFSIRVHLRQQSTSTCTCTFACSNTLIPVDDGFNEYESALKRQKFTTSKVWDEMTKLECENKNELKAQCNHCKTIFSTKFSSGTSHLRRHLNSCLKKVNKDITQYTIGTQPSPKGVPSIKNYKFDVDECRQAISTFLVCGKHSFRTVEEPGFRYIMRIASPNFKNISRHTTARDVLMYYAKERDRVKKELAKSPSLICLTSDNWNSEHTNDEYICITAHWVDKDWKL, from the exons ATGTTTCTCCCTAACCCTAAGCCCGTGCCCTCCTCCCTTTTTTTCTCAATTCGAGTTCACCTTCGGCAACAATCCACCTCCACCTGCACCTGCACCTTCGCTTG TTCGAACACTCTTATACCTGTGGACGATGGGTTTAATGAGTATGAAAGTGCTCTCAAACGTCAAAAGTTTACCACTTCAAAGGTGTGGGATGAAATGACAAAGCTTGAATGCGAGAACAAAAATGAATTGAAGGCACAATGTAATCACTGTAAGACTATCTTCTCTACTAAGTTTTCTAGTGGAACCTCTCATTTAAGACGTCATCTAAATAGCTGTTTGAAAAAAGTTAATAAGGACATCACTCAATACACCATAGGCACTCAACCATCACCAAAAGGTGTTCCATCTATAAAAAACTACAAGTTTGATGTAGATGAGTGTCGTCAAGCTATTTCGACTTTTCTTGTGTGTGGCAAGCATTCATTTAGGACAGTTGAAGAACCGGGATTTAGATACATAATGAGAATTGCTAGTcctaattttaagaatataagtaGACATACAACTGCTAGGGATGTCTTAATGTATTATGCAAAAGAGAGAGATCGTGTTAAAAAAGAGTTGGCTAAATCACCTAGTTTAATTTGTCTAACTTCCGATAATTGGAATTCGGAGCATACTAATGATGAATATATTTGCATTACTGCTCATTGGGTTGACAAAGATTGGAAGCTATAA